The Euphorbia lathyris chromosome 2, ddEupLath1.1, whole genome shotgun sequence genome includes a window with the following:
- the LOC136217374 gene encoding uncharacterized protein isoform X2, producing the protein MSMSQQRQFQMMGGGQQGQQYNDTTFTKIFVGGLAWETQRDTMRRYFEQFGDILEAVVITDKNTGRSKGYGFVTFKDPDAAIRACQNPSPVIDGRRANCNLASLGANKTRPPASQHGGTGRFRAAAAPSLVAPPGGGGYHGSSSSYIHQQPAGQYTFPYSAYGYTGGYSQDNIYPLNYYGVYGSQQITPYYTAGGASGGGMFHNYYPFVAQYAQNSQSHHAYGLQYPQMVHYPYLPHNYGSSGILSLPSSMPVPTNSTAGATTTIITTTSATPVLGTPVATSTTTAAAVGVVGEGEVASEKTSST; encoded by the exons ATGTCTATGTCTCAACAAAGACAATTTCAGATGATGGGTGGGGGGCAGCAGGGGCAGCAGTACAATGACACAACATTTACCAAAATATTTGTGGGTGGTTTGGCTTGGGAGACTCAGAGAGACACCATGAGACGTTATTTTGAGCAGTTTGGGGATATTTTAGAAGCAGTTGTTATCACAGATAAGAACACTGGGAGATCCAAGGGTTATGGCTTT gtcACATTCAAAGATCCTGATGCAGCCATAAGAGCTTGTCAAAACCCATCTCCAGTCATTGATGGAAGAAGAGCAAATTGCAATCTTGCATCTCTTGGTGCAAACAAAACTCGCCCTCCTGCTTCTCAACATG GCGGCACAGGACGGTTTAGAGCAGCAGCAGCGCCAAGTTTGGTGGCTCCACCTGGTGGTGGTGGTTATCATGGTTCATCATCATCATACATTCATCAACAACCGGCTGGGCAGTACACATTTCCTTATTCAGCTTATGG GTACACTGGAGGATATTCTCAGGACAACATTTATCCTCTG AATTATTATGGGGTATACGGAAGTCAGCAAATAACGCCTTATTACACAGCTGGGGGGGCATCAGGAGGAGGGATGTTCCACAATTATTACCCATTTGTTGCTCAGTATGCACAAAATAGCCAATCTCATCATGCCTACGGTCTTCAATATCCTCAAATGGTACACTACCCCTATTTGCCTCATAACTATGGCTCTTCCGGAATTTTATCACTCCCTTCTTCAATGCCAGTGCCTACTAATTCTACCGCAG gtgcaacaacaacaataataacGACTACTTCAGCTACTCCAGTTTTGGGGACACCAGTAGCAACCTCCACCACGACAGCAGCCGCGGTAGGGGTGGTCGGAGAAGGAGAAGTTGCTTCTGAAAAGACTTCATCAACCTAG
- the LOC136217374 gene encoding uncharacterized protein isoform X1, translating to MSMSQQRQFQMMGGGQQGQQYNDTTFTKIFVGGLAWETQRDTMRRYFEQFGDILEAVVITDKNTGRSKGYGFVTFKDPDAAIRACQNPSPVIDGRRANCNLASLGANKTRPPASQHGGTGRFRAAAAPSLVAPPGGGGYHGSSSSYIHQQPAGQYTFPYSAYGYTGGYSQDNIYPLQNYYGVYGSQQITPYYTAGGASGGGMFHNYYPFVAQYAQNSQSHHAYGLQYPQMVHYPYLPHNYGSSGILSLPSSMPVPTNSTAGATTTIITTTSATPVLGTPVATSTTTAAAVGVVGEGEVASEKTSST from the exons ATGTCTATGTCTCAACAAAGACAATTTCAGATGATGGGTGGGGGGCAGCAGGGGCAGCAGTACAATGACACAACATTTACCAAAATATTTGTGGGTGGTTTGGCTTGGGAGACTCAGAGAGACACCATGAGACGTTATTTTGAGCAGTTTGGGGATATTTTAGAAGCAGTTGTTATCACAGATAAGAACACTGGGAGATCCAAGGGTTATGGCTTT gtcACATTCAAAGATCCTGATGCAGCCATAAGAGCTTGTCAAAACCCATCTCCAGTCATTGATGGAAGAAGAGCAAATTGCAATCTTGCATCTCTTGGTGCAAACAAAACTCGCCCTCCTGCTTCTCAACATG GCGGCACAGGACGGTTTAGAGCAGCAGCAGCGCCAAGTTTGGTGGCTCCACCTGGTGGTGGTGGTTATCATGGTTCATCATCATCATACATTCATCAACAACCGGCTGGGCAGTACACATTTCCTTATTCAGCTTATGG GTACACTGGAGGATATTCTCAGGACAACATTTATCCTCTG CAGAATTATTATGGGGTATACGGAAGTCAGCAAATAACGCCTTATTACACAGCTGGGGGGGCATCAGGAGGAGGGATGTTCCACAATTATTACCCATTTGTTGCTCAGTATGCACAAAATAGCCAATCTCATCATGCCTACGGTCTTCAATATCCTCAAATGGTACACTACCCCTATTTGCCTCATAACTATGGCTCTTCCGGAATTTTATCACTCCCTTCTTCAATGCCAGTGCCTACTAATTCTACCGCAG gtgcaacaacaacaataataacGACTACTTCAGCTACTCCAGTTTTGGGGACACCAGTAGCAACCTCCACCACGACAGCAGCCGCGGTAGGGGTGGTCGGAGAAGGAGAAGTTGCTTCTGAAAAGACTTCATCAACCTAG